The sequence below is a genomic window from Humulus lupulus chromosome 3, drHumLupu1.1, whole genome shotgun sequence.
tattggcatttaaggctatttatttttattcacaaaagagtaactacccaaaatatgtgggatagtattctgcatcattctctataaatagagaagtgatacaccattgtaaaggaccgattttctgattcttgagagaaaactctggagaattcatgctaaaggattgttcagagataatcttgagattaataacagagactcgtggactaggcagatttaactgctgaaccacgtaaaaaccgcgtgtctgactcgtttgtttgttttagccattgtctttaattgtttacgtgctctcttcttttatctgttggcgaaaaacggcgtcaacacgccgtttttcgtcaacagtgaaagaagagcatgtaaacaataactagtaatggccaataaaaatatgataatacaaaacacgatttttacgtggttcagcagttaaatctgcctagtccacgagtcttttttattaagctcaagatgatctctgaaaattcttcaagtatgaattcttcagagttttctctcaagaatcagaaatttcgtcccttacaatggtgcatgatttctctatttatagagaaaaatgcagaatattatcccacatattttgggtagttactctttatttgcaaataaatcaaatggctttaaatgcctataatccgatataaaaggaaacgtcccgtGAAGACCAGggagcgtataactaatcaaataatatcccatgattttaggagatttacattaataaatgtagaccacgtctcttatggacaacacttgaagatgttcaaggttattatcatatatctccaaggctttattctcccaggtctcacatcaactttcgagctaatgacatctcccgaggtcacatggctttcgagatcgtactcgcgtcaggctcggaacccctgatccgaggtcatccctgaggatagatgcatctcgggtgctacccttcgagatcgtgtggatttcgaggccaccatattcgaagtcgtctcagctttgcaggctcgatgtctagtcttgagACATACTTCAGaatttacgagttcattcgctgcgaatccagctttcgaggtcacatttaacatggctcgaaatctgggtataacagaaaTAGATGGTTTATTTGTGGTATTCCTGGTCATTGTGATTTGGGCATGAAACTTTCTATTACTATGTGATAAGAGATTATTAGTTTGTAACTTATTGTATTGGgatcaataattaataataacatgaGATTTGTAACTTAACATCAAAATACTTTTTTACATCTCtatcctatctcttcatcaactCTTTCTCATCTTTGTCTTTGCCACAGAGTTGAACTCCATATTTTGTGCAATAAATATTCAAAATTATTTTCGTCACTCGGTTGGAGTTAGCCAAAAAGacgtttaaaataaattaaaaatattgtaCACTTTAGTGTCAACAGACTTTGCTGCTCAATTGACCTTGGTAGAAAACTTATTGTGAAATGTTCGACAATTTTTGCAGCATCATATATTTTTGTCATGTCAAGGACCAAAATATCCAATTTATTATCTTATAGTGATACATTATATTCACACAATAATAGCTGTCTTAACATAACATTCACACCAGTGAATCAAACTAATACAAAAAAacaatattacaatagacaaacACAATGAAATCACAACACAAGTAAAGCAACGTAATTTCGCAAACAACTCAATCTTCCCCAACATAAAATATTTGTAGTGCACGCAAAAGCCAAATAACCCCATAACAATAGATTAAGTAGAACAAACCGTTGACCATGGTAGGTAGCTAGCTATCACTTTTTGGGATTGATAGCGTACCAAGTTTGAACGGCAGTTAAAGAAAGCACCATTATAGCTGCTATGAGACCTATGATAGCCCATGGGTTACTAAAATATTGTTGATAGACTTGGCTCATCCAAATGGCACACCGTCTCTCGCAATGAGTTTGTATCTTAATCTTGACATCCGAATAATAGTTTACTGGTGGCTCATCGAGTCCCGAGCCCAATGTATTAAACCAATCAGCCACATCTTTATCACTACTGAGACGGTTTTGAAGTACTCTTGATGCTCTTAGCTCCTTAACATCTTGTTCATTATCGATGAGAATATCCATAAATTTTACGTAAGAAGTAATCACATACCGTTTATCATCAATGCCCCTCTCGTATTCGAGAAGTTCCTTTAGCATAAACTTTGTCTTTTCATCCACAATTAATGGAGGAAGTTTAAGATGCCCTTTGAGGTTAAAACACTTACCACTAAAAGATATGTCTGTCAAGCTACGACCACTGGGCTTAAACTCTATCCCTGCTGATTTAAGTTCCTGGACATTGCGAAAAAACCCATTGTTATTAGTAATATCATACCCTGTTGCTACGCGTATGGTATCATCTGGTTTTGGTCTTTGTCGGAAAAAACAAGGGACACATAAAATATTTCCATgaatattttcttcattttttctacTGTTGTTGGTACAGACAATATTGCCATCGACAGATGTGATTAGCGAGTGGAGAAGGTGGAGGAGGTCAACACGTCGATCTTGAATTTTTATTTGAACAATGTCATTCCATTGTCTGAGACAGTTGCTGGGGCATATAATTGGCGTCGTATTATTCTTGGTGATATTGTTGATGTGAATGAATTTGACAATATCTATTTTCAGTTTGTCTGGGTCATTGCTCAAGTTCACCAACAACTCAAGGACTCGGAAAGGGATTTGACAATATTCTCTTGCAAACAATCTATCTCGGATCTCTCTTCTTTTGACAATACCAATTTTAAAATCTTCTAATTTCTTATGAAGATAGCTATGTATGAATTGTAAAATTGCACATCCATCCAAGAAAAGCATATTGGCCAAAGAACCATCTTCAAAATACCAATCACCACTGGTGTCGAACTTCCTTAAGTCCTGGACATTCTTATTGATTTCATCGAATAAACTCTCTCCTGTCTTGTCATTGCTGAATGAGTTGATGAAATTTCTCGTCATTTTAGATTTCAACTCATCGTCAATGACGAACAGTCTCGTCACATACATACACGTATACATATTTGGGTCAATAGTAGAATCTAGCGACCATTGCGTATTAGATGCAGAAGGGACATCCACATCACCACATTCTCCAGTCATCCTTTACCCTTTAATCGATGATAAGTTAAATGATGCTCCCACATTCTATAGATAATTAAGTTAaatcattataaaatataattcaaaatgAAATCAGTCAAGGAAAATTCTTGTTAtctttttttaggaaaaaaattCTTGCAATCTTGAGTGTGAGTGCATAGAAATAGTGCCTTTTTTTTTACttcataattaattttaaaatacatgaatatctttatatattacagataaagaaattataaaaaaaaggTAATAAAATCacctaaataagataaataaattgaataaaaataaaaagtgataAATGAGACACAATAATTTCttgtcatatattttaaaatttatattaaagtatttaaattgctccatcatttatgttttcaaaattataattgaaaaatattgatgtacttaaatttattatattcttttttattaattatttattttatcatttaacatattttgtttatccaaactatgtaatagtgaaataacatataaatatacatattttttttatttattttttcatttaatttttttcataagaaattacttattttaattactCTAGCCATTATtagataatatatatttatgtacacATTTTTGTTGgcttttaattttttcaaattaaataaatatatcaaataaactttttaatgtatagtttcaatttatatatttttttaatattttattatagtgaaattcatacatattttttctaaaaaaaaattagaaaaaaatatttaattttaccatatctttatatataaaaaaaattgtgtatctAATACATTCTTGGTTTAacagttttttagtttttttaaaacaatagacatttttttaaaaatatattatgtcattatttttataatatatgacattatttatatatttaaaatttatatgataactaaaaaaatataataaaaataaattaatatattttctaagtaaaactaaatatatatatatatatattcattttaaaatttGTGGTTTGACTATAAAATCAACTTGTTCTATAATAAAGGGGACTATTGGGAGAGAATCCAAAATCTTGTAGGAAAGACTATATGGCATGCGAAGATTCACAACAAGCACAAGTATATGTTAGAATAAACAAAATACATTAAatgataacaaaataattaataaaagaaagaaaagaacaaatttaagtacataaatatttttttgttatagttttgaaatcataattgatagagtaatttaaatactttaatatgaaattttaaaatatgtgatgagaaaattattatggctcatttattattattattattttcaatttatttaccttagTTAGATaactttattactttttatttttaaatttttttttacctaTATATAGATAACATTAAAATTCACAGTGctagaaaataataattttttttgttaaacacacattaattatatattctcacgtttacttagttttatttaaaaattattttattttttaattatcatttaaattttaaataaataaataatgtcatatattataaaagaatgacacaAACATACTTAAAAAATTAAGCCAAGACATTGtttatagttttaaaagaaataaatattatcataatttttatttaaaaaaattgttaaaccaAGAATATGTTAGATACACACCTTTTACGAATAAAAATATGATGCATTCTagttttaaagaaaaatatttgatgttgtttattagttttaaatttagtgttcataataatttaaattttgatcattttcatgttttgatttatatatatattatattgtaattttaattttaaaattaaatacttttttttctaattatcttttagaaaaaaatattcagtataataaaatattaagaaattctaaattaaaagtatgaatttaaaaaatttatttgatcaaatttttattatttaattaaaaaaaaattaaagtgaacaaaaatttatatataaataaatattattcaattaatggctagagcaattaaaataagtattttctaattaaaatactaattgataaaataagaaatatgtatatttatgtcttatgtcactattacatatatgtttggataaacaaaatattttaagagacaaaataaataattaataaaagaaagaaaaaataaatttaaacacataaatattttgtggttatagtttttaaaacataattaatagaataatttaaatactttaatatgaatttttaaaaaaatgtgatgaaaaattattatgccttatttattattattttttatttttatttttaatatatttatcttatttagatgactttattattttttaaatctatTTACCTTATTTACATAGCTTTAAAACTAACAGTGTtagaaaactataaaaaaatgttaaatctaatCAAAACCAACAATTTccgttaaactcacatttataatttataaaaatatataaggtGCAAGCAACGtgtaatgcacgtttgcttagttttatttaaaaaaattattaattatttttattaagtttttatgattgtcatgccaattttaaataaataagcaatattatatataaaaaatgacataaacatattaaaagaaaaattaaaccaaatcattctatatggttttttttaaaataataataatatgataacattttagatcacaaactactatATTTAATGTACAAAACAttcataatattattcaaatcacacatctCAATGATTGAAGAAGAATCTTGTTTATAATacttgttgttatttaatataagttagattaagtaataGAAAATATGTTTtccttttaaatataaatgataaaaattttaataaaaatttaattatgtattatatattatatattattataataataatatttttatgacatttgaatttatattaatataattatgtagagtccaagaactttacttagctagttagataatagtagtaatagtaataactagtagtagttatagtatgtttattactgtggattttggttcaagccgggatttagtttgaaattcctagcaatagttatggattttataagtttaatctatagtttaagaatattaattataacataaggtttgattaatattgctggttattaatatgatgattattataacctaaggtttaggtagagccaataggattatgacacttgtcatatgcaggATTATTAATGAATCATTATTTTAATaaaggaaatataagacttagtcttcactgttaggagcatgatatttatttagatatttagactcacaattttacttatttgtggattaggttgttatttagataattaaatagatttttttttcgtaattttagggtactgtaacttc
It includes:
- the LOC133824676 gene encoding uncharacterized protein LOC133824676, which codes for MTGECGDVDVPSASNTQWSLDSTIDPNMYTCMYVTRLFVIDDELKSKMTRNFINSFSNDKTGESLFDEINKNVQDLRKFDTSGDWYFEDGSLANMLFLDGCAILQFIHSYLHKKLEDFKIGIVKRREIRDRLFAREYCQIPFRVLELLVNLSNDPDKLKIDIVKFIHINNITKNNTTPIICPSNCLRQWNDIVQIKIQDRRVDLLHLLHSLITSVDGNIVCTNNSRKNEENIHGNILCVPCFFRQRPKPDDTIRVATGYDITNNNGFFRNVQELKSAGIEFKPSGRSLTDISFSGKCFNLKGHLKLPPLIVDEKTKFMLKELLEYERGIDDKRYVITSYVKFMDILIDNEQDVKELRASRVLQNRLSSDKDVADWFNTLGSGLDEPPVNYYSDVKIKIQTHCERRCAIWMSQVYQQYFSNPWAIIGLIAAIMVLSLTAVQTWYAINPKK